Proteins encoded within one genomic window of Oryza glaberrima chromosome 12, OglaRS2, whole genome shotgun sequence:
- the LOC127756850 gene encoding pollen-specific leucine-rich repeat extensin-like protein 3, giving the protein MEAAAAAAVALLAVTVVTATALSDAEASYIAGRQLLSLKEGGGNGELPDDFEFDIHVDVTFANDRLRRAYVGLQALRQAIYSDPKNFTGGWVGADVCSYFGITCAAALDDPAVTVVAGVDLNGGDIAGYLPAELGLMTDLALFHVNSNRFCGVIPKSFSRLALLHELDVSNNRLVGGFPEVVLDMAVLKYLDIRFNDFEGELPPQLFDKGLDAIFLNSNRFVGRIPDSIGGSTATVVVLANNHFVGCIPRSVGRMKGTLNELLLLNNRLDGCIPPEIGELADAEVVDFGGNMLVGLLPEELAKMGKLEQLDVSRNLLAGAVPEPVCKLPSLANFSFAYNYFSVEPPACVPAETAMVELDDKGNCLGGGRPEQKTSLECAPLLKRPIDCRTNTCSALPSSSKPAPKKITPTPPTLAPPPLISPKEETPSPSPYIEPPKSSPPPVKFPPPPVPVSYPPPPVKSPPPPAPVSSPPPAPVSSPPPPLKSPPPPAPVSSSPPPVKSPPPPAPVSSPPPPVKSPPPPAPIHSPPPPVKSPPPPAPVYSPPPPVRSPPPPAPVSSPPPPVKSPPPPAPVHSPPPPVKPPPPPAPFHSPPPPVKPPPTPAPVHSPPPPLKSPPPLAPVSSPPPLIKSPPPPAPVSSPPPPVKFPPPPAPVSSPPPPVKSPPPPAPVSSPPPPMESPPPPAPVSSPPPPVKSPPPPAPVSSPPPPVHSPPPPSPMISPPPPVHSPPPPVLSPPPPVVPSPLPPAPSLPPPAPEELIILPPILSHSYASPPPPQFEGY; this is encoded by the coding sequence atggaagccgccgccgccgccgccgtcgccctgctCGCGGTGACCGTGGTCACCGCCACGGCGCTCTCCGACGCCGAGGCGTCGTACATCGCGGGGCGGCAGCTGCTGTCCCTCAaggagggcggcggcaacggcgagctCCCCGACGACTTCGAGTTCGACATCCACGTCGACGTCACCTTCGCCAacgaccgcctccgccgcgcctacGTCGGCCTGCAGGCGCTCCGGCAGGCGATCTACTCCGACCCCAAGAACTTCACCGGCGGCTGGGTCGGCGCCGATGTCTGCTCCTACTTCGGCATCAcgtgcgcggcggcgctcgacgacccggccgtcaccgtcgtcgccggcgtcgacctCAACGGCGGCGACATCGCCGGGTACCTCCCCGCCGAGCTCGGCCTCATGACCGACCTCGCGCTGTTCCACGTCAACTCCAACCGCTTCTGCGGCGTCATCCCCAAGAGCTTCTCGCGGCTGGCGCTGCTGCACGAGCTCGACGTCAGCAACAACCGCCTCGTCGGCGGGTTCCCGGAGGTGGTGCTCGACATGGCCGTGCTCAAGTACCTCGACATCAGGTTCAACGACTTCGAGGGCGAGCTGCCGCCGCAGCTGTTCGACAAGGGCCTCGACGCCATCTTCCTCAACAGCAACCGCTTCGTCGGACGCATCCCGGACAGCATCggcggctcgacggcgacggtggtggtgctCGCCAACAACCACTTCGTCGGCTGCATCCCGCGCAGCGTCGGGCGGATGAAGGGGACGCTCAACGAGCTCCTGCTCCTCAACAACCGCCTTGACGGGTGCATCCCGCCGGAGAtcggcgagctcgccgacgccgaggtgGTGGACTTCGGCGGGAACATGCTCGTCGGCTTGCTGCCGGAGGAGCTCGCCAAGATGGGCAAGCTCGAGCAGCTCGACGTGTCGAGGAacctgctcgccggcgccgtgccgGAGCCCGTCTGCAAGCTCCCGTCGCTCGCCAACTTCAGCTTCGCGTACAACTACTTCAGCGTGGAGCCGCCGGCGTGCGTCCCGGCGGAGACCGCCATGGTCGAGCTCGACGACAAGGGCAACTGCCTCGGCGGCGGGCGACCGGAGCAGAAGACGTCGCTCGAGTGCGCGCCCCTGCTCAAGCGCCCCATCGACTGCCGGACGAACACCTGCTCggcgctgccgtcgtcgtcgaagcCGGCTCCGAAGAAGATTACACCCACGCCGCCCACTCTGGCGCCTCCGCCGTTGATCAGCCCAAAGGAGGAGACACCGTCACCATCACCATACATAGAGCCTCCTAAGAGCTCACCTCCACCGGTCAAATTCCCGCCGCCACCGGTACCAGTGAGCTATCCTCCTCCACCAGTGaaatccccaccaccaccggcaccaGTGAGCTCTCCACCGCCAGCACCGGTGagctcccctcccccaccgtTAAAATCCCCACCACCGCCTGCACCGGTGAGCTCTTCACCCCCACCAGTCAAATCCCCTCCACCGCCAGCACCCGTGAgctctccaccgccaccggtaAAATCCCCTCCACCCCCCGCACCAATCCACTCTCCACCGCCACCAGTAAAATCCCCTCCACCCCCCGCACCAGTCTACTCACCTCCTCCACCAGTAAGATCCCCTCCACCCCCAGCACCTGTGAgctctccaccgccaccggtaAAATCCCCTCCACCACCTGCACCAGTCCactctccaccgccaccggtaAAACCTCCCCCACCCCCAGCACCATTCcactctccacctccaccagtAAAACCTCCTCCAACCCCAGCACCAGTccactctcctcctccaccattaAAATCCCCACCACCGCTCGCACCGGTGAGCTCTCCACCCCCACTGATAAaatccccaccaccacccgcgCCGGTGAGCTCTCCACCGCCACCAGTAAAATTCCCACCGCCCCCGGCACCAGTGagctctccaccaccaccagtaaaatctcctccacctcctgcgCCGGTCAgttctccacctccacctatggaatccccaccaccacctgcaCCAGTAAGCTCACCGCCTCCTCCTGTAAAGTCTCCTCCCCCACCGGCACCTGTAAgttctccacctccaccagtACATTCACCCCCACCTCCTTCTCCAATGATCTCACCGCCTCCACCAGTACAttccccaccaccacccgtCTTATCCCCACCGCCACCAGTCGTCCCATCGCCTCTGCCACCGGCACCATCGTTGCCTCCTCCAGCCCCTGAGGAGCTAATCATTCTACCGCCGATCTTAAGTCACTCCTAtgcatcaccgccgccgccccaatTTGAAGGATATTAA
- the LOC127757789 gene encoding protein RALF-like 1, with translation MAAAAAVRSVAISLFVVALAVAAFAWSPSSLAGGASHHLRLEEVASATGAGAAGHGSMSAAAGKDGGASAAAHGSAPAAAGMDKNGYLSFFAAMRRDSVPCTRKGASYYNCVPGAPPSPYNRSCEHITRCHG, from the coding sequence atggctgccgccgccgctgtaaGGTCTGTGGCGATCTCGCTCTtcgtcgtcgccctcgccgtgGCAGCGTTCGCCTGGTCCCCGTCGTCGCTGgcgggcggcgccagccaccacctgcggctggaggaggtggccagcgccaccggcgccggcgcggcggggcaTGGCAGCATGTCGGCGGCCGCCGGGAAGGACGGTggcgccagcgcggcggcgcatggcagcgcgccggcggccgccgggaTGGACAAGAACGGGTACCTCAGCTTCTTCGCCGCCATGCGCCGCGACAGCGTGCCGTGCACCCGCAAAGGCGCCAGCTACTACAACTGCGTCCCCGGCGCGCCGCCCAGCCCGTACAACCGCAGCTGCGAGCACATCACCCGCTGCCACGGCTGA